The Nocardia arthritidis genome has a window encoding:
- a CDS encoding AMP-binding protein, whose translation MESVADLLIERACSHGPKIAVESGKDNLSYDNLLGLARRYAKWYRMSGLEGGDRVAILLPRSISALAAFFGVHLANGIVVFVGDSLKGPQISYILEHSQAKLVVTHKRLRNRVEVRAHILDVSELPLAEAGGYISTSTKSGDLAALIYTSGSTGKPKGIMVTHGNLLAGARIVANYLNLNPSDRVLSILPWNFDYGLNQVLSTFYAAGTVVIGRSGFAPDVCRLLHEAEITGLAGVPPMWALLTKHPSPLPKMALPHLRYITNSGGMLPPSTINSIRAAHPHLDIYLMYGLTEAFRSTYLPPDLVDLYPDSIGIPIAETKLMVVGEDGTECASDVVGELVHGGVTVAAGYWRDEDTTARVFRPISGAVAGSVSEIVVYSGDYVRRDKNGLLYYVGRRDELFKSRGIRVNPSEIEASLLACKFVSEAVVMGVSNSSADASIVAVVVPTDIDVEDRLWEHCEKYLPGHLQPDKIIMVSALPRTSTLKLDRSAIRKKYSTSYSKAIS comes from the coding sequence ATGGAAAGTGTGGCCGATTTACTTATCGAACGGGCGTGTAGCCACGGACCGAAGATCGCTGTCGAGTCTGGAAAGGACAATCTCTCTTACGATAATCTGCTTGGTCTCGCTCGACGATATGCTAAATGGTATCGAATGTCGGGTCTGGAAGGGGGCGATCGTGTCGCAATCCTTCTACCTCGGAGCATATCGGCTCTTGCAGCTTTTTTTGGTGTCCACCTCGCGAATGGAATTGTCGTCTTTGTGGGCGACAGTCTGAAGGGTCCACAAATCTCGTATATCCTTGAGCATAGCCAGGCCAAGCTAGTGGTTACCCACAAAAGGCTACGCAATCGAGTCGAGGTGCGTGCGCATATTTTGGATGTGTCGGAGCTTCCGCTAGCCGAGGCTGGAGGTTATATTTCGACGTCCACCAAAAGCGGGGATCTCGCCGCGCTGATTTACACATCCGGCTCGACGGGTAAGCCTAAAGGGATCATGGTTACTCACGGCAATCTCTTGGCCGGCGCGAGAATCGTGGCCAATTATCTAAATTTGAACCCGTCAGATCGTGTGCTTTCTATTTTGCCATGGAACTTCGACTACGGCCTGAATCAAGTTTTGTCAACATTCTATGCGGCCGGGACGGTTGTGATAGGACGGTCCGGGTTTGCGCCTGACGTCTGTCGACTGCTACACGAGGCTGAGATCACCGGTTTGGCTGGTGTGCCTCCGATGTGGGCATTGCTGACTAAGCACCCATCCCCGCTGCCGAAGATGGCGCTGCCACATCTCCGCTATATTACTAATTCTGGTGGCATGTTGCCGCCCTCGACTATCAATTCAATCCGCGCTGCACACCCTCACCTCGATATATACCTCATGTATGGGCTAACCGAAGCTTTTAGATCGACATATCTTCCCCCTGATCTCGTGGACTTGTATCCCGACTCAATTGGCATACCAATTGCTGAGACAAAGCTAATGGTGGTCGGCGAAGATGGCACGGAATGTGCTTCGGATGTTGTGGGGGAATTGGTGCACGGGGGCGTCACGGTAGCTGCCGGATACTGGCGTGACGAAGACACCACGGCACGAGTATTCCGCCCCATCTCCGGCGCTGTCGCTGGTTCCGTTTCTGAGATCGTCGTCTATTCGGGCGACTATGTCCGACGCGATAAGAATGGATTGTTGTATTACGTAGGGCGGCGAGATGAGCTCTTCAAATCCCGCGGCATCCGGGTCAACCCAAGTGAGATAGAAGCAAGCTTGCTCGCTTGCAAGTTTGTGAGCGAGGCTGTAGTGATGGGCGTGTCGAACTCATCTGCCGATGCTTCGATTGTCGCTGTAGTAGTTCCTACCGATATCGATGTGGAGGATCGCCTATGGGAGCACTGCGAAAAGTATTTACCGGGACATCTGCAACCAGATAAAATCATCATGGTCTCCGCGCTGCCCCGTACTAGCACGCTGAAATTAGATCGAAGTGCGATCCGTAAGAAGTATTCGACGTCCTATTCAAAGGCTATATCATGA
- a CDS encoding ketoacyl-ACP synthase III family protein has product MRWNDIYIDSCAAKLGRRENVGTAVEEGRYDAKEAAVEGYWSVCVADQGPAIAFAVTAAERALKRTEVAPPDFVIVLHSSCSNQGLDHFAPASYVQGRTIGGVAAAMEVKQYSNGGLAALEIGAAYLQASSKTSAALLTTSDIFALPAFDRYRSDKGVVFGDGGTGLVLTRRSGVAKLLSTNVISDGTYGAVYIGNDIGTGIVGSDTVVGPVDLRARRKEYLIDNMALLMKVVESMTKRQCDSVRGALADADLSCRDIDRWILTNVGQSMVDRQFNHEFAIEEVATTWNWGREVGHLGAADQIAGLTYLLETGALNPGDRVALCGVGMGFTYACAVLEIIERPEWSLTAA; this is encoded by the coding sequence ATGCGCTGGAACGACATCTATATCGACTCGTGCGCCGCGAAATTGGGGCGCCGTGAGAACGTCGGTACGGCGGTCGAGGAGGGACGTTATGACGCCAAAGAAGCTGCTGTCGAAGGTTATTGGTCGGTTTGTGTAGCGGATCAGGGTCCGGCGATTGCGTTCGCTGTGACTGCGGCTGAACGAGCGCTCAAGCGGACGGAGGTCGCACCGCCTGACTTCGTAATCGTCCTTCACTCTAGTTGCAGCAACCAAGGCCTCGATCATTTCGCGCCTGCATCGTACGTTCAGGGCCGAACCATTGGCGGCGTAGCAGCTGCGATGGAGGTGAAGCAGTACTCTAATGGCGGGTTGGCGGCGTTGGAGATTGGCGCGGCATACTTGCAGGCGAGTTCCAAGACTTCAGCGGCGTTGCTGACCACCAGCGATATCTTTGCCTTACCGGCCTTCGACCGCTACCGATCCGACAAGGGTGTCGTGTTCGGTGACGGTGGTACCGGTCTTGTTCTGACCCGGCGCAGTGGGGTTGCGAAATTGTTGTCGACCAATGTGATAAGCGATGGCACCTACGGTGCGGTCTACATAGGAAACGACATCGGCACTGGGATCGTTGGCTCGGATACTGTCGTTGGTCCAGTAGATCTACGAGCCCGTCGCAAAGAGTACCTGATAGATAACATGGCACTCCTGATGAAGGTTGTCGAGTCGATGACGAAACGACAATGTGACAGCGTCCGAGGCGCGTTGGCAGACGCGGACCTGAGCTGTCGCGATATCGATCGCTGGATACTCACTAATGTCGGGCAGTCAATGGTGGACCGGCAGTTCAATCACGAGTTCGCTATCGAGGAGGTCGCTACGACCTGGAACTGGGGTCGCGAGGTCGGCCACCTTGGCGCGGCCGACCAGATCGCGGGTCTGACCTACTTGCTGGAGACTGGAGCCCTAAACCCTGGCGATCGCGTTGCATTGTGCGGAGTAGGCATGGGCTTCACGTACGCCTGTGCCGTGCTGGAGATCATTGAGCGGCCCGAATGGTCGCTGACAGCCGCCTGA
- a CDS encoding non-ribosomal peptide synthetase — MSEVWSLLNRLRADGVQLWTHEGRLRYSSEGALDTDLLVQIRKRKPEIIALLEGAVSDPPLGSIPRSATLPMSLTQEGLWFLEQLGVVGSAYNVVTAVRIEGALDVPVLRRAVREIVRRHEILRTRFRSVDGVGSQLVASDEVQFEVTETSTPDVRAIIRKHAERQFNLEHDDLFVVEVARLAAEEYLLVINAHHLIYDGTSSGIFFRELQTLYAAYLQGISSPLPEPTVQYADFSIWQRQRLKGDNLDYHLKYWRNRLDGAPDSLDLPLDHPRPSVPDFKGDLFGFYIPALLMESLTALGRRHQATLAMVLLAGYHALLSSWSGQTDISVGLPVDGRVHPETEGLIGYFLSTVVVRTDLSAVSSFAELLRQVRVRVLEGYEHRDLPFHQLVAGLGPGRRNLWQPLFQVMFSHLIQETPGLDSLTLTMVEPEDSAAKFDLSLFVAETPEGVVGSFEYAASLFDRDTIARLSERYLLLLRAVAATPDTPIGELDLLSDAERQMVLVTWNATEMAADSDRCLHALFEDQANRQPDRTIVEFEGQTLTYAALEARANQVANRLRALGACPERPVAIRAERSLDLVAGLLGILKSGAPYVPIDPGYPLDRQTLMISDSGASILLSQRSLLSQQSVAPDLSVITLDDPGEWSGWPIDRPQPVASSDNLAYLIYTSGSTGGPKGVAVTHRAVVGRIEGMQRSYALDSSDAVLQKTPISFDVSLWEIFWPLISGARLVLAAPGGQRDPAYLCELIERRQITTAHFVPSMLAAFLADESASGSCRSLRRVICSGEELSRELTDRFFEIFGCELYNRYGPTEATIEVSSWPCGRGEQGRVPIGRPVSNTTLYVLDDRMRPTPIGVAGELFIGGTQLARGYIGRPGLTAASFVPDPYGPPGSRLYRSGDLVKARSDGAMEFLGRLDHQVKIRGYRVELGEIENALRAVPGVTDAAVVAHELRPGDRRLVGYVARVGELSMADLRSRLRKSLPEYMVPVAFVPLDQLPLTTSGKLDRRALPLPDAESFDSGFVAPRTPRERLLAQIWCEVLSIERVGVLDSFFSVGGHSLLATQVVTRVRERLGAVVTLREFYSMPTVADLARLTEAAGKVGAMEPGIHLGYIPRRFEPDKWLRRLTPAGSLVVFVLPGAGMGPSALRGWQVSNPAGVEVVAIHLPGREERIDEPVMTHIDPLADQIARSIDTYSDRPYIVFGHSAGALIGYEVVRRTARPPLLFAVAAAPPPSLAADNTDATDGELLESLADSGVVPPEILKDPSAVSMFLPPLRADLSVSVSCRRPLIPTELPGIPIHAFAGSADDAVLVSDCAAWANWTSAAFRLHMIDGGHFFAFSHGEKILSALVEAACGFHRRTVSDDG, encoded by the coding sequence ATGAGTGAGGTATGGAGCCTCCTTAACCGGCTTCGCGCGGACGGTGTTCAGCTGTGGACCCACGAAGGACGGCTGCGTTACAGCTCAGAAGGCGCCCTAGACACCGACCTGCTGGTCCAAATACGCAAGCGAAAGCCCGAGATCATCGCACTGCTGGAAGGAGCTGTCTCTGATCCCCCGCTGGGAAGCATCCCGCGGTCCGCCACGCTCCCAATGTCGCTCACCCAGGAGGGTCTATGGTTCCTGGAACAGCTGGGGGTCGTTGGCTCTGCTTATAACGTAGTTACTGCCGTACGGATCGAGGGCGCGCTCGACGTGCCTGTACTAAGGCGGGCTGTACGCGAGATCGTGCGTCGACATGAGATCCTTCGCACTCGTTTCCGGTCCGTGGACGGTGTCGGTTCTCAGCTGGTCGCAAGTGACGAGGTCCAGTTCGAAGTCACGGAGACGAGTACCCCGGACGTACGGGCGATCATCCGTAAACACGCGGAACGGCAGTTCAACTTGGAACACGATGATTTATTTGTGGTCGAGGTTGCGAGGCTTGCAGCAGAGGAATACCTCCTGGTAATTAATGCGCACCATCTGATCTATGACGGGACTTCATCGGGCATCTTCTTTCGGGAACTCCAAACGCTCTACGCCGCATATCTGCAGGGGATTTCCTCGCCGCTTCCTGAGCCAACGGTGCAGTACGCCGATTTCTCGATATGGCAGCGTCAGCGACTCAAGGGCGACAATCTCGACTACCACCTGAAGTACTGGCGAAACCGGCTAGACGGAGCACCCGACAGCCTCGATCTGCCGCTGGACCATCCACGGCCGTCGGTTCCCGACTTCAAAGGCGACCTGTTCGGGTTCTATATCCCTGCGCTGCTAATGGAGTCGCTTACGGCTCTCGGTAGACGCCACCAAGCCACCCTGGCTATGGTCTTACTCGCCGGCTACCATGCCCTGCTATCGTCATGGAGCGGTCAGACGGATATCAGCGTGGGCCTTCCTGTTGACGGACGCGTCCATCCCGAGACAGAGGGCCTGATCGGCTATTTCCTCAGCACGGTCGTCGTGCGGACGGATCTAAGTGCCGTGTCCTCCTTCGCCGAGCTATTGAGGCAGGTCAGGGTCAGGGTCCTTGAGGGATATGAACACCGGGACTTGCCATTCCACCAGCTGGTAGCCGGCCTCGGCCCCGGTCGGCGAAACCTATGGCAGCCGTTGTTCCAGGTAATGTTTTCGCACCTGATCCAGGAGACCCCAGGGCTCGACTCCCTCACTCTCACTATGGTTGAGCCGGAGGATTCGGCGGCCAAGTTCGACCTTTCGCTTTTCGTCGCGGAGACGCCTGAGGGGGTTGTGGGCAGTTTTGAATACGCCGCAAGTCTTTTTGATCGGGACACTATCGCTCGCTTGTCCGAGAGATACCTCCTGCTCTTGAGGGCCGTGGCGGCGACCCCCGATACGCCGATCGGTGAGCTGGACCTGCTGTCGGACGCCGAACGACAGATGGTGCTGGTCACCTGGAATGCGACCGAGATGGCCGCTGATTCGGACCGTTGTCTGCACGCCTTGTTCGAGGATCAGGCCAATCGCCAACCTGACCGCACTATCGTCGAGTTCGAAGGCCAGACGCTCACATACGCTGCTCTTGAAGCACGGGCCAACCAAGTGGCCAACCGGCTCCGAGCACTTGGCGCATGCCCGGAACGGCCGGTCGCTATTCGTGCGGAACGGTCGTTGGACCTGGTCGCAGGACTGCTCGGCATCCTGAAGTCTGGTGCCCCCTATGTCCCGATAGACCCGGGTTATCCTCTCGACCGGCAGACGCTGATGATATCCGACAGCGGAGCCTCGATTCTGCTCTCGCAGCGAAGCCTGCTGTCGCAGCAGAGCGTGGCACCCGATCTATCCGTCATTACCTTGGACGACCCGGGGGAATGGTCTGGTTGGCCCATCGACCGGCCCCAGCCCGTGGCTTCTTCCGACAACCTCGCCTACCTGATCTATACCTCCGGCTCCACCGGCGGTCCCAAAGGTGTGGCCGTTACTCACCGTGCGGTGGTCGGCCGGATCGAGGGGATGCAGCGCTCGTACGCCCTGGACAGCAGCGACGCGGTGCTCCAGAAGACGCCGATCAGCTTCGACGTCTCGCTCTGGGAGATTTTCTGGCCTCTTATTTCGGGCGCTCGTCTGGTGCTCGCTGCCCCGGGCGGGCAGCGCGACCCAGCCTACCTGTGCGAGCTTATCGAACGCCGGCAAATCACGACTGCACACTTTGTCCCCTCGATGCTTGCAGCGTTCCTGGCCGACGAAAGCGCGAGCGGCAGCTGTCGTTCACTACGCCGGGTGATTTGCAGCGGCGAAGAACTATCGAGGGAGTTAACCGACCGTTTTTTTGAAATCTTTGGTTGCGAACTCTACAACCGTTATGGTCCCACAGAGGCAACGATCGAAGTCAGCTCTTGGCCGTGCGGTAGGGGTGAACAGGGCCGGGTTCCGATCGGTCGCCCGGTATCGAACACCACGCTCTATGTCTTGGACGACAGAATGCGACCGACCCCTATTGGTGTGGCTGGAGAGCTTTTCATAGGTGGAACTCAGCTGGCACGTGGTTACATTGGACGTCCAGGGCTTACTGCCGCAAGTTTCGTGCCCGATCCGTATGGCCCGCCGGGCTCGCGGTTGTATCGGTCCGGCGATCTGGTCAAGGCGCGGTCCGACGGAGCTATGGAGTTCCTCGGCCGACTCGACCATCAGGTGAAGATTCGCGGGTACCGGGTTGAGCTGGGCGAGATCGAGAACGCCCTTCGGGCCGTCCCCGGTGTTACGGACGCGGCTGTCGTGGCCCATGAGCTCAGGCCAGGTGATAGACGATTGGTCGGTTACGTTGCTCGGGTTGGGGAACTCTCGATGGCGGATCTCCGATCTCGGCTGAGGAAGTCGTTGCCTGAGTACATGGTGCCAGTTGCTTTCGTGCCGCTTGACCAATTACCTCTGACGACCAGTGGGAAACTGGATCGTCGGGCGTTGCCTTTGCCGGACGCTGAAAGCTTCGATTCCGGATTCGTTGCCCCTCGCACGCCGCGCGAAAGACTATTGGCCCAGATCTGGTGCGAGGTGCTGAGCATCGAGCGGGTTGGCGTTCTGGACAGCTTCTTCTCCGTGGGCGGCCACTCGCTCTTGGCGACGCAAGTAGTTACTCGAGTTAGGGAGCGTCTGGGCGCTGTGGTTACCCTGCGCGAGTTCTATTCGATGCCGACGGTTGCTGACCTTGCTCGACTTACCGAGGCTGCAGGCAAAGTGGGTGCCATGGAGCCGGGCATTCACTTGGGCTATATTCCAAGGCGGTTTGAGCCCGACAAGTGGCTGCGACGACTCACGCCCGCTGGATCTCTAGTGGTATTTGTTCTTCCCGGAGCGGGAATGGGGCCGAGTGCGCTGCGCGGCTGGCAGGTATCCAATCCTGCCGGAGTGGAGGTCGTCGCTATACACCTTCCCGGCAGGGAGGAGCGCATCGATGAGCCAGTTATGACGCACATCGACCCGCTCGCCGACCAGATCGCTCGAAGTATTGACACCTATAGCGACCGTCCATACATTGTCTTTGGTCACAGTGCCGGGGCTCTCATCGGCTATGAGGTAGTCAGACGCACCGCCCGCCCGCCTCTGCTATTTGCCGTAGCCGCCGCGCCGCCTCCAAGTCTGGCGGCCGACAACACAGACGCGACTGACGGGGAACTACTGGAGTCCCTTGCAGATTCGGGCGTTGTTCCCCCAGAGATTCTTAAAGACCCGTCGGCGGTATCGATGTTCCTACCACCGTTGCGCGCTGACCTGTCAGTTAGTGTATCGTGTCGGAGGCCTCTGATACCGACTGAACTGCCGGGAATCCCTATCCATGCTTTCGCTGGTAGTGCCGATGACGCTGTACTCGTCAGCGATTGCGCGGCCTGGGCAAATTGGACTTCCGCCGCATTCAGACTTCACATGATTGATGGAGGCCACTTTTTCGCTTTCAGTCATGGCGAAAAGATCCTGAGTGCCCTCGTCGAGGCCGCGTGCGGCTTCCACAGGAGGACAGTGTCCGACGACGGTTGA
- a CDS encoding non-ribosomal peptide synthetase produces the protein MTPEQRELMRRILDRRFSAARRLPTRERGTRVPLTPSQAGIWFFTQLYPDSAEYNVFDLLGVPMVLGAADLRRALASMVERHDALRLYITLEDGKPYQYDRPPFEPQVGWHDLRDLPDAEAIRRAEDIANGCAQTLLPVDGSPLFCASGIAMPGNRTLVVLVLHHLVTDYVSFTVLIEELSALLAGGSLTPAPEAGFLDYAAWLDRTTDPGRVAAELVYWTNKLTGDLPVLDMPSDRARPERSSRRGHAVAFALVPETVAALRRLAAEEETTLFTVVLAAYKVLLMRLGGQRDVIVGTALAGRDHPDAERIVGCFIKSLPLRTYIDPATTFRKLVRAVHTTVVEAQDHQTVPFAQIVAALGAPHGIGVHPVFQAEFGLVALDGLQLSGAEINPITLLDYNQAKWDISVTLWDSAQRVSGTMECSADLFDQPTVARFCEIYQHLCGLLAAQPNLAVGRHPLVSDAERHRILHEFDGRRSVTIAQATLAELFEAQVRRTPDAVAVEQGERTLAYREFNARANQAAWALRELGVRRGAPVALLMQRSMDMLVAIYAVTKSGGVYVPLDPELPDLRLAHMLEDTAPEITIIDRRREVRVPGRALPYAELMELSATMSAHDPVNKGSGGNLSHLLYTSGSTGKPKAVACPVETAVADILYMQRQLKYQTDDAILFKTSYGFDTSLWEIFWPLYVGARIVVCPPGAERDPAGLIEQIEKHSVTVVDLTPTVLRAVLDLLEPGRCPSLRYLHTGGEMVTADLRDDFCSRSGAELVNGYGPTETGCAVTAILKASPDNPTVPLGRPHPHFRLYVLDEALNMMPIGIPGEAYLSAEVGIAHGYFQRPRLTAERFLPDPYGPPGRRMYRTGDLCKYMADGTVTIRGRVDSQIKVRGLRVELEEIESVLRGAPGVSECAVIPVGADMALALAAFVVMEFGETLDVGGVRGYLAQRLPRHMVPAGVQIVDNLPVNVNGKIDRQALLGLWREDTIQTNSALVAPTDELERQLAEVFGAALGLSHVGVTDSFFDLGGHSLLVFRLIAACQRQLGIKPQVQDVFAAPTVRELADLLRTQGPDPQRSLVALGPRPGRPLVVFVHGSDGSALPFHNVARHLGREYSVHAVRAVDGETYADTIEELAAQYLTEIDKIRGLSPVCLAGWSVGGCIALEMARQWRLRGIKVPAVLMLDAWPPLAVNATAAARESVREAIHTTRIPTVDAEEKGRLTRIDERHRHALLEYRPAPYDGEIILLRAADQTDRLQEIDSVPDYGWGRVIDRVVVRPIPGSHYTLLEPEHALSLAAVIRDLVDERISFAEL, from the coding sequence ATGACGCCAGAGCAGCGGGAACTGATGCGGCGCATCCTCGACCGGCGTTTTTCTGCAGCTCGACGGTTACCGACCCGAGAGCGCGGCACTCGGGTGCCGCTGACCCCATCACAGGCTGGCATCTGGTTCTTCACCCAGCTGTATCCCGACAGCGCCGAGTACAACGTCTTCGATTTACTCGGGGTCCCTATGGTGCTGGGGGCGGCGGACCTGCGCCGCGCACTGGCCAGCATGGTCGAGCGCCACGACGCGTTGCGGCTTTACATCACGTTGGAGGACGGCAAACCCTATCAGTACGATCGGCCACCCTTCGAACCTCAAGTTGGCTGGCATGACCTGCGCGATCTGCCAGATGCCGAGGCTATAAGGCGGGCAGAGGACATCGCCAACGGGTGCGCCCAGACCCTGCTGCCGGTTGACGGGTCACCGCTGTTCTGTGCATCGGGGATCGCGATGCCTGGCAACCGGACACTGGTGGTGCTGGTCCTTCACCACCTCGTCACCGATTACGTATCGTTCACGGTGCTCATCGAGGAGCTGAGCGCGCTCCTGGCCGGCGGCTCACTGACGCCCGCGCCAGAAGCAGGATTTCTCGACTACGCTGCTTGGCTCGATCGGACCACCGACCCCGGCCGTGTCGCCGCCGAGCTGGTGTACTGGACCAACAAACTCACAGGCGACCTGCCTGTCCTCGACATGCCTAGTGACCGAGCCCGGCCTGAGCGGTCGAGTCGACGCGGACACGCGGTCGCTTTCGCCCTCGTGCCGGAGACGGTTGCCGCGCTGCGGCGGCTGGCTGCGGAGGAAGAGACCACGTTGTTCACAGTGGTCCTGGCGGCCTACAAGGTGCTGCTGATGCGATTGGGCGGCCAGCGTGACGTGATCGTGGGCACCGCGCTTGCGGGCCGCGACCATCCCGATGCCGAACGCATCGTTGGATGCTTCATCAAGTCGCTGCCGCTGCGCACGTACATCGACCCCGCAACCACTTTTCGCAAGCTGGTCAGGGCCGTACACACGACTGTAGTCGAAGCACAGGACCATCAAACTGTGCCCTTCGCACAGATCGTTGCCGCGCTAGGGGCACCGCATGGCATCGGCGTCCATCCAGTCTTCCAAGCGGAGTTCGGTTTGGTCGCTCTCGACGGACTGCAGCTTTCTGGAGCCGAGATCAATCCAATCACATTGCTCGACTATAACCAGGCCAAGTGGGACATTTCTGTCACGCTCTGGGATTCGGCACAGCGCGTTTCGGGCACTATGGAGTGCTCGGCTGACTTGTTCGATCAGCCGACAGTGGCCCGGTTCTGCGAGATCTACCAGCATCTCTGCGGGTTACTTGCCGCACAACCGAATTTGGCTGTGGGCCGCCACCCGTTAGTTTCCGACGCCGAGCGCCACCGCATCTTGCATGAATTTGACGGGCGAAGGTCGGTCACCATTGCCCAAGCAACCCTAGCTGAGTTGTTCGAAGCTCAGGTGCGGCGAACGCCCGACGCCGTGGCCGTCGAACAAGGCGAACGCACCTTAGCTTACCGGGAGTTCAACGCGCGGGCCAACCAAGCCGCATGGGCACTGCGGGAGCTAGGAGTCCGGCGCGGAGCGCCGGTGGCGCTGCTCATGCAGCGCAGTATGGACATGCTCGTCGCAATCTATGCGGTTACCAAAAGCGGAGGCGTATACGTTCCGCTCGATCCCGAACTACCGGACCTGCGACTGGCTCACATGCTCGAAGACACCGCCCCCGAGATCACGATCATCGACAGGCGCCGGGAGGTTCGGGTGCCGGGCCGGGCACTCCCCTACGCCGAGCTGATGGAACTCTCCGCGACCATGTCCGCGCATGACCCAGTAAACAAAGGTTCCGGCGGCAATCTGTCTCATTTGCTCTACACCTCTGGGTCTACCGGCAAGCCGAAGGCGGTGGCGTGCCCAGTAGAGACTGCAGTCGCCGACATTCTGTATATGCAACGCCAGCTGAAGTACCAGACGGATGACGCGATCCTGTTCAAGACCTCGTACGGCTTTGACACGTCGCTGTGGGAGATTTTCTGGCCCCTGTATGTCGGCGCACGCATCGTGGTGTGCCCGCCAGGTGCGGAGCGGGATCCAGCAGGGCTTATCGAGCAGATCGAGAAGCATAGCGTTACCGTCGTCGATCTGACACCGACAGTGCTGCGTGCGGTGCTCGACCTGCTTGAACCTGGCCGCTGTCCGTCGTTGCGCTACTTGCACACTGGCGGTGAAATGGTGACTGCAGACCTACGTGATGATTTCTGTTCTCGCTCCGGCGCGGAGTTGGTTAACGGCTATGGCCCGACTGAAACTGGTTGTGCAGTCACCGCGATTCTGAAGGCATCGCCAGACAACCCCACTGTGCCGCTGGGTCGTCCGCACCCCCACTTCCGTCTATACGTACTAGACGAAGCGTTGAACATGATGCCGATCGGAATCCCAGGTGAGGCGTATCTCAGTGCAGAGGTCGGAATCGCGCATGGCTATTTTCAGCGTCCCAGGTTGACCGCCGAGCGATTCCTGCCTGATCCGTACGGGCCGCCAGGTCGCCGCATGTACCGCACGGGGGATCTCTGCAAGTACATGGCGGACGGCACGGTTACGATCCGCGGCCGCGTGGACTCGCAGATTAAGGTTCGAGGGCTCCGGGTCGAGCTTGAAGAGATCGAGTCCGTGCTGCGCGGGGCGCCAGGGGTCTCCGAATGCGCTGTGATACCTGTCGGAGCAGATATGGCTTTAGCGCTAGCCGCATTCGTCGTGATGGAGTTTGGAGAGACCTTGGATGTTGGTGGAGTCCGTGGCTACCTAGCGCAGCGGCTACCTCGACACATGGTGCCCGCCGGAGTCCAGATCGTAGACAATCTGCCGGTCAATGTCAACGGCAAAATCGACCGACAAGCTCTACTCGGATTGTGGCGGGAGGACACGATCCAGACCAACTCCGCCCTGGTCGCGCCGACCGACGAGTTGGAACGACAGCTAGCCGAGGTCTTTGGCGCAGCCCTCGGCCTCTCGCATGTTGGCGTGACCGACAGTTTCTTTGACCTCGGCGGCCATTCACTTCTCGTATTTAGGCTGATTGCAGCCTGCCAACGGCAGCTAGGAATCAAGCCACAGGTCCAGGACGTATTCGCCGCGCCCACCGTGCGGGAGTTAGCCGACCTGCTACGCACTCAGGGGCCCGATCCGCAACGGAGCCTGGTGGCTCTTGGGCCAAGGCCAGGAAGGCCGCTGGTCGTGTTCGTTCATGGTTCGGACGGCTCGGCTCTACCCTTCCATAACGTCGCCCGTCATCTCGGCAGGGAGTACTCGGTCCATGCTGTGAGGGCGGTCGACGGCGAGACATATGCCGACACAATCGAAGAGTTGGCGGCCCAGTACCTGACAGAGATCGACAAGATACGCGGGCTGAGCCCTGTGTGTCTGGCTGGTTGGTCGGTGGGGGGATGCATCGCACTGGAGATGGCGAGGCAGTGGCGACTGCGTGGAATCAAGGTACCTGCAGTACTAATGCTCGACGCATGGCCGCCGCTGGCTGTAAACGCCACCGCCGCGGCCCGGGAGTCGGTGCGAGAAGCCATCCACACAACGAGAATCCCGACAGTCGATGCGGAGGAAAAAGGTCGTCTGACCCGGATCGACGAACGTCACCGCCACGCGCTTTTGGAGTACCGACCAGCGCCCTACGACGGTGAAATCATATTGCTACGGGCAGCCGATCAGACTGATCGGCTCCAGGAAATCGACTCTGTCCCTGATTACGGATGGGGCCGAGTGATCGACCGTGTAGTGGTCCGGCCGATCCCAGGCAGCCACTACACGTTATTAGAACCGGAACACGCGTTGAGTCTTGCCGCCGTGATTCGTGACCTCGTTGATGAGCGGATTTCCTTCGCCGAACTGTGA